From Sulfurovum zhangzhouensis, one genomic window encodes:
- a CDS encoding argininosuccinate synthase, with amino-acid sequence MAKREIKKAVLAYSGGLDTSIILKWLQDEYNCEVVTFTADLGQGEEVEPARQKAIALGIKPENIFILDLREEFVKDFVFPMFRANAIYEGEYLLGTSIARPLIAKKQIEIANQTGADAVSHGATGKGNDQVRFELGYLSLNPDIAVIAPWREWDLNSREKLLAYAKENGIEISKKHVDEHGNPKASPYSMDANLLHISYEGLHLENPAAEPEDDMWLWTNSPEEAPDEAEYITITYKKGDPVAINGEEMSPATLLKTLNDYGNKHGIGRIDIVENRYVGMKARGCYETPGGTIMLKAHRAIESITLDREEAHLKDELMPKYAKLIYNGYWWSPERKMMQAAIDTTQERVNGEVKLKLYKGNVIVVGRSSTESLYSEAHSTFEEDEVYNQADAEGFIRLNALRFIIEGKKQPERIASLIADKTEN; translated from the coding sequence ATGGCAAAAAGAGAGATAAAAAAAGCTGTTTTGGCATATAGTGGTGGACTGGATACGAGTATTATCCTTAAGTGGCTTCAAGATGAGTATAACTGTGAAGTAGTGACATTTACTGCTGACCTTGGACAAGGTGAGGAAGTAGAGCCTGCTCGTCAAAAAGCAATTGCACTTGGTATCAAACCGGAAAACATTTTCATTCTTGACCTTCGTGAAGAGTTTGTAAAAGATTTTGTATTCCCGATGTTCAGAGCAAATGCAATCTATGAAGGTGAGTACCTTCTTGGTACATCGATCGCTAGACCGCTTATTGCAAAAAAACAGATCGAGATCGCTAACCAGACAGGTGCGGATGCTGTATCTCACGGTGCAACCGGTAAAGGGAATGACCAGGTACGTTTTGAGCTTGGTTATCTAAGCCTTAACCCGGATATCGCTGTGATCGCACCATGGAGAGAGTGGGATCTTAATTCACGTGAGAAGCTTCTTGCTTATGCAAAAGAAAATGGTATCGAGATCTCTAAAAAACACGTGGATGAGCATGGTAATCCTAAAGCAAGTCCATACTCTATGGATGCAAACTTGCTTCATATCTCATATGAAGGGCTTCACCTTGAAAATCCTGCAGCTGAGCCTGAAGATGATATGTGGCTGTGGACAAACTCTCCTGAAGAGGCTCCGGATGAGGCAGAGTATATCACGATCACTTATAAAAAAGGTGACCCCGTAGCAATCAACGGTGAAGAGATGAGCCCGGCTACACTCCTTAAAACACTTAATGATTATGGTAATAAGCATGGTATCGGACGTATCGATATCGTAGAGAACCGTTATGTAGGTATGAAAGCACGTGGATGTTATGAGACTCCAGGTGGTACGATCATGCTTAAAGCACACAGAGCAATCGAATCTATCACACTGGATAGAGAAGAAGCACACCTTAAAGATGAGCTTATGCCAAAATATGCAAAACTGATCTATAATGGCTACTGGTGGTCACCAGAGCGTAAGATGATGCAAGCAGCAATCGATACAACTCAAGAGAGAGTAAACGGTGAAGTAAAACTCAAGCTTTACAAAGGTAATGTGATCGTAGTAGGTAGAAGTTCAACTGAGTCACTCTATTCAGAAGCGCACTCGACATTTGAAGAGGATGAAGTATATAACCAAGCAGATGCAGAAGGCTTTATCCGTCTGAATGCACTTCGTTTTATTATCGAAGGTAAAAAACAGCCAGAGCGTATTGCGTCTTTGATCGCTGATAAAACAGAGAACTAG